In one Magallana gigas chromosome 9, xbMagGiga1.1, whole genome shotgun sequence genomic region, the following are encoded:
- the LOC136271240 gene encoding ankyrin-1-like, which produces MFLPLFVASINGHYIVVDRSQTNIFYVDVNVCDEEGSNPLYDACFDGHESTVKFLIDNGADVNLCTKDGTSPFFVSCQNGHDSIVQLLLDNGADVNLCTKKGTSPFFVACQNGHDSIVRLLLDNGADVNLCPKDGNTPFSVACQNGHNSIAKLLLNKDIDVNVCDEEGFNPLYNACSNGNESTVTFLIDNGADVNRCTKDDTSPFFVACQNGHDSIGQLLLNNGADVNLCRKEGTSPFFVACQNGHDSIVRLLLDNGADVNLCPKDGNTPFSVACQNGYNSIAKLLFNKDIDVNVCDEQGFTPLYGACFRRHESTVKILIDNGPDVNLCTKDGTSPFFVACQNGHDSIVRLLLNNGADVNLCRKDGQTSTVQMLIYVQRLETHLSTSLVGTDISVLQNFCLTKTLM; this is translated from the coding sequence atgttcttaccTCTATTTGTAGCTTCCATTAATGGACATTACATAGTAGTGGATAGgtcacaaacaaacattttttatgttGATGTAAATGTATGTGATGAGGAAGGATCCAATCCCCTGTATGACGCCTGCTTCGATGGCCATGAAAGCACggtaaaatttttaattgaCAACGGTGCAGATGTTAATCTATGTACAAAGGATGGAACGAGTCCCTTCTTTGTCTCTTGTCAAAATGGACATGATAGCATTGTACAACTATTGCTGGATAACGGTGCAGATGTTAATCTATGTACAAAGAAAGGAACGAGTCCCTTCTTTGTCGCTTGTCAAAATGGACATGATAGCATTGTACGACTATTGCTGGATAACGGTGCAGATGTTAATCTATGTCCAAAGGATGGAAACACACCTTTCAGCGTCGCTTGTCAGAACGGACATAACAGTATTGCAAAACTTTTGTTAAACAAAGACATTGATGTAAATGTATGTGATGAGGAAGGATTCAATCCCCTGTATAATGCCTGCTCCAACGGCAATGAGAGCACagtaacatttttaattgaCAACGGTGCAGATGTTAATCGATGTACAAAGGATGATACGAGTCCCTTCTTTGTCGCTTGTCAAAATGGACATGATAGCATTGGACAACTATTGCTGAATAACGGTGCAGATGTTAATCTATGTAGAAAGGAAGGAACGAGTCCCTTCTTTGTCGCTTGTCAAAATGGACATGATAGCATTGTACGACTATTGCTGGATAACGGTGCAGATGTTAATCTATGTCCAAAGGATGGAAACACACCTTTCAGCGTCGCTTGTCAGAACGGATATAACAGTAttgcaaaacttttgtttaacaAAGACATTGATGTAAATGTATGTGATGAGCAAGGGTTCACTCCTCTGTATGGTGCCTGCTTTAGGCGCCATGAGAGCAcggtaaaaattttaattgacaACGGTCCAGATGTTAATCTATGTACAAAGGATGGAACGAGTCCCTTCTTTGTCGCTTGTCAAAATGGACATGATAGCATTGTACGACTATTGCTGAATAACGGTGCAGATGTTAATCTATGTAGAAAGGATGGACAAACATCAACGGTGCAGATGTTAATCTATGTCCAAAGGTTGGAAACACACCTTTCAACGTCGCTTGTCGGAACGGACATATCAGTAttgcaaaacttttgtttaacaAAGACATTGATGTAA
- the LOC136271239 gene encoding uncharacterized protein isoform X2, which produces MAEIRRIDLLRGRFVLLAIFFCHCKLIDGYKFPVYTTQSCPRNQTEWNKRSSAINCTESNGYLCLPSEDLIELLEFCYFDYQIPIAKGLCMFLRKRDSFIDDYSCRNFVEGCPNSTYRIYEAYKYRSCVSIGNGCFLDDPTCVRTTATYKVTFSSRTTAAVESQEKTKHERNDWVWIITLLGVFVLVFIPFVMYRIKIKAVQVLEESDLEETESMSKKSILMTKNKIEEMKTNTFQSLKKNLYILSDINGHFNEEGFFNKDFVQAAFDLERHSFALDHESLEIYHQFEIELGDMFVQYSGVKTACDVVVFCLNKGYYDEKNELIDGVSNPLNSCMITLQNFTDVNARHCHLLVEHGEFLPQILKALQRLTSSHLEDNKRVCYRTCKFLYLFNSD; this is translated from the exons AAACTAATAGACGGCTACAAGTTTCCGGTGTATACAACACAGTCCTGTCCAAGAAATCAGACAGAGTGGAACAAGAGGTCGTCTGCTATCAACTGTACCGAGAGCAATGGCTACCTGTGTCTTCCAAGCGAAGACCTCATAGAACTCTTAGAGTTTTGTTACTTTGATTATCAAATACCGATTGCAAAAG gtTTATGTATGTTCTTAAGAAAACGAGATTCATTCATCGATGATTATAGCTGTCGTAATTTTGTTGAAGGGTGTCCAAATTCTACCTACCGAATATACGAGGCCTACAAAT ATAGGAGTTGTGTGTCTATTGGCAACGGATGTTTTCTTGATGATCCAACCTGTGTCAG AACCACAGCAACGTACAAAGTGACATTTAGTTCAAGAACGACAGCTGCAGTAGAATcacaagaaaaaacaaaacatgaaagAAATGACTGGGTCTGGATAATAACACTTCTTGGTGTATTTGTATTGGTATTTATACCATTCGTCATGTATCGTATTAAAATTAAGG CTGTTCAGGTACTGGAAGAGAGTGATTTAGAGGAGACTGAGTCCATGTCGAAGAAAAGTATCTTAATGACAAAGAACAAAATTGAGGAAATGAAAACCAACACGTTCCAAtctcttaaaaaaaatctttatattctTTCGGACATTAATGGACACTTTAATGAAGAgggattttttaataaagattttgtCCAGGCAGCATTTGATCTGGAAAGACACAGTTTTGCTTTAGATCACGAAAGCTTAGAAATTTACCATCAGTTTGAAATAGAACTTGGAGATATGTTTGTTCAATATAGCGGCGTGAAAACAGCCTGTGATGTAGTTGTGTTCTGTTTAAATAAAGGATATTATGATGAGAAAAATGAATTGATCGATGGAGTATCGAATCCACTGAACAGTTGTATGATAACACTGCAGAACTTTACTGATGTTAATGCCAGGCACTGTCACTTACTGGTGGAACATGGCGAATTCCTGCCCCAGATCCTGAAGGCCTTACAGAGGTTGACATCAAGTCACTTGGAGGACAACAAGCGGGTGTGTTATCGTActtgtaaatttttatatttattcaatagTGATTAA
- the LOC105345503 gene encoding uncharacterized protein: MSINSESQNVDTSLTEKNDEGGKDNVLIMEMMKEMQRNMLSLTSTVSDLQENRGTKRKLRELDENPGTSKSNADFSDISDEEKDEFDDVLNEVNEDIDTDCDNLLDELAECFGTEDKCGEAIHEKLAKVTNDGVRAVVDSEKIKEVSEKYYRPKNVQNLVTPKLNEEIRAHLSRKIRSQDIRIQKTQTLVGKAIIPQLQQINLLLKAKQKGETPSMKELTSLSMDSLKLMTYVYCDLSNRRRELIIQPEKNEEFRALCSNEYPVTDKLFGDDLGKKVEDILKANKVGSKISGFNKFDRRGNQNRRQHGQIQRTSNYGNYKANNFLGQRWGTNYKKRSAPANKQRKQ; this comes from the coding sequence ATGAGTATAAACTCTGAAAGTCAAAATGTTGACACCTCCCTCACGGAGAAAAACGATGAAGGGGGAAAGGACAATGTTCTCATCATGGAAATGATGAAGGAAATGCAAAGGAACATGTTGTCGTTAACATCAACTGTGAGCGATCTGCAAGAAAATCGCGGAACTAAGCGCAAGTTGCGTGAATTGGACGAAAATCCAGGCACATCGAAGTCAAACGCTGACTTCAGTGACATTTCTGATGAAGAAAAAGACGAGTTCGATGACGTCTTAAATGAAGTTAATGAAGACATTGACACTGATTGTGACAATTTGCTTGATGAACTGGCCGAATGTTTTGGTACTGAAGATAAATGTGGCGAAGCAATTCATGAAAAACTCGCCAAAGTCACAAATGACGGCGTTCGAGCTGTTGTAGATTCggaaaaaattaaagaagtGAGCGAAAAATATTACAGACCGAAGAATGTGCAAAACTTGGTTACCCcaaaattaaatgaagaaatCCGCGCTCATTTGAGTCGGAAAATCCGGAGCCAAGATATACGGATTCAAAAAACACAGACACTGGTCGGGAAAGCCATCATCCCGCAGCTACAGCAAATTAATTTGCTACTTAAAGCAAAGCAGAAGGGTGAGACACCCTCCATGAAAGAACTCACCAGCCTTTCGATGGACAGTTTAAAACTGATGACTTACGTCTACTGCGACCTGTCGAACAGGAGACGGGAATTGATCATCCAGCCCGAGAAGAATGAGGAATTCCGGGCATTGTGTTCGAACGAGTATCCCGTCACCGATAAATTATTTGGTGACGACCTTGGCAAGAAAGTTGAGGACATTCTAAAAGCCAACAAAGTAGGATCCAAAATCTCTGGGTTTAACAAATTTGACAGACGCGGTAATCAGAACCGTAGACAGCATGGACAAATCCAGAGAACTTCCAACTACGGAAACTACAAGGCCAATAATTTTTTAGGCCAGCGCTGGGGGACAAATTACAAGAAGAGATCAGCTCCCGCAAACAAGCAGAGGAAGCAGTAG
- the LOC136271239 gene encoding uncharacterized protein isoform X1 codes for MAEIRRIDLLRGRFVLLAIFFCHCKLIDGYKFPVYTTQSCPRNQTEWNKRSSAINCTESNGYLCLPSEDLIELLEFCYFDYQIPIAKGLCMFLRKRDSFIDDYSCRNFVEGCPNSTYRIYEAYKYRSCVSIGNGCFLDDPTCVRTTATYKVTFSSRTTAAVESQEKTKHERNDWVWIITLLGVFVLVFIPFVMYRIKIKEKHSKMSSTKMTAVQVLEESDLEETESMSKKSILMTKNKIEEMKTNTFQSLKKNLYILSDINGHFNEEGFFNKDFVQAAFDLERHSFALDHESLEIYHQFEIELGDMFVQYSGVKTACDVVVFCLNKGYYDEKNELIDGVSNPLNSCMITLQNFTDVNARHCHLLVEHGEFLPQILKALQRLTSSHLEDNKRVCYRTCKFLYLFNSD; via the exons AAACTAATAGACGGCTACAAGTTTCCGGTGTATACAACACAGTCCTGTCCAAGAAATCAGACAGAGTGGAACAAGAGGTCGTCTGCTATCAACTGTACCGAGAGCAATGGCTACCTGTGTCTTCCAAGCGAAGACCTCATAGAACTCTTAGAGTTTTGTTACTTTGATTATCAAATACCGATTGCAAAAG gtTTATGTATGTTCTTAAGAAAACGAGATTCATTCATCGATGATTATAGCTGTCGTAATTTTGTTGAAGGGTGTCCAAATTCTACCTACCGAATATACGAGGCCTACAAAT ATAGGAGTTGTGTGTCTATTGGCAACGGATGTTTTCTTGATGATCCAACCTGTGTCAG AACCACAGCAACGTACAAAGTGACATTTAGTTCAAGAACGACAGCTGCAGTAGAATcacaagaaaaaacaaaacatgaaagAAATGACTGGGTCTGGATAATAACACTTCTTGGTGTATTTGTATTGGTATTTATACCATTCGTCATGTATCGTATTAAAATTAAGG AAAAGCATTCTAAGATGTCATCGACCAAAATGACAGCTGTTCAGGTACTGGAAGAGAGTGATTTAGAGGAGACTGAGTCCATGTCGAAGAAAAGTATCTTAATGACAAAGAACAAAATTGAGGAAATGAAAACCAACACGTTCCAAtctcttaaaaaaaatctttatattctTTCGGACATTAATGGACACTTTAATGAAGAgggattttttaataaagattttgtCCAGGCAGCATTTGATCTGGAAAGACACAGTTTTGCTTTAGATCACGAAAGCTTAGAAATTTACCATCAGTTTGAAATAGAACTTGGAGATATGTTTGTTCAATATAGCGGCGTGAAAACAGCCTGTGATGTAGTTGTGTTCTGTTTAAATAAAGGATATTATGATGAGAAAAATGAATTGATCGATGGAGTATCGAATCCACTGAACAGTTGTATGATAACACTGCAGAACTTTACTGATGTTAATGCCAGGCACTGTCACTTACTGGTGGAACATGGCGAATTCCTGCCCCAGATCCTGAAGGCCTTACAGAGGTTGACATCAAGTCACTTGGAGGACAACAAGCGGGTGTGTTATCGTActtgtaaatttttatatttattcaatagTGATTAA